One Pleurocapsa sp. PCC 7327 DNA segment encodes these proteins:
- a CDS encoding Uma2 family endonuclease, whose translation MTTFARPDTPPLESGDRLTRHEFERRYTAMPHLKKAELIEGVVYVPSPLRFNSHGQPHGDLIIWLGVYKVATPGVKLADNATVRLDLDNEPQPDAVLLIDERLGGQARISQDDYIEGAPELVAEVAASSVSIDLYDKKRAYRRNGVREYIVWQILENKLDWFSLQNDEYVRLEPDTDGIIKSCVFPGLWLNVTALLSGEMTTVLALLQRGLNSQEHIEFVQYLSQHS comes from the coding sequence ATGACGACTTTTGCACGACCAGATACACCGCCTTTAGAAAGTGGGGATAGGCTCACTCGCCACGAATTTGAACGCCGTTATACCGCGATGCCCCATCTCAAGAAAGCAGAATTAATTGAAGGAGTCGTGTACGTGCCCTCCCCATTGCGTTTTAATAGTCATGGACAACCTCATGGAGACCTAATTATCTGGTTGGGAGTTTACAAAGTTGCTACCCCAGGCGTTAAACTAGCTGATAATGCCACAGTCCGCTTGGACTTAGATAACGAACCGCAACCAGATGCGGTGTTGTTGATTGACGAACGTCTCGGCGGACAAGCGCGTATTAGCCAAGACGATTACATCGAGGGCGCACCAGAGTTAGTCGCAGAAGTCGCCGCCAGCAGCGTATCCATTGACTTATACGACAAGAAACGGGCATATCGTCGTAATGGTGTTAGAGAATATATTGTTTGGCAGATTTTAGAAAATAAACTCGATTGGTTCAGCTTGCAAAATGACGAATACGTGCGACTCGAACCTGATACCGATGGGATTATTAAAAGTTGTGTTTTTCCTGGTTTGTGGTTAAATGTGACGGCATTACTTTCAGGAGAGATGACAACAGTTTTAGCACTGCTACAACGAGGATTGAATAGCCAAGAACACATAGAATTTGTGCAGTATTTGTCACAGCATTCTTAG
- a CDS encoding phycobilisome rod-core linker polypeptide, translating to MTVKASGGSSLARPQLYQTVPVSAISQAEQQDRFLEKAELNQLTEYFRSGSKRIEIAQTLTKNSDLIVSRAANRIFTGGSPMAYLEKPPVEEMAIAGVAAGGARQATGMDVTYVEGGGGGSIFGGLRSIFSSTGPIPPGFRPIPISRYGPSNMQKSLRDLSWFLRYTTYAIVAGDPNILVVNTRGLREVIENACSTDATIVALQEMRAASIDYFQRDLEAKEIVKQYFDVLISEFKAPTPANKLRQGPSADVQGLALPQSYFNAAERRQKFVMKPGLSESEKQAVIKAAYRQIFERDITRAYSLSISYLESQVKNGDISMKEFVRRLCKSPLYRKQFFEPFINSRALELAFRHILGRGPSSREEVQKYFDIVSRGGLAALVDALVDSQEYSDYFGEETVPYLRGLGQEAQECRNWGMQQDLFNYSAPFRKVPQFITTFAKYDRPLPDQHVYGSGNDPLEIQFGAIFPKETRNPNARPAPFNKDTKRILIHRGPAINNQNSNPSARGEMPGSLGPKVFRLNNELPGASNGASVKYGESSTQAVIRAAYRQVFGRDVYEGQRLSVAEIKLENGEITLREFIKMLAKSETFRKTYWTPYYVVKAIEYIHRRLLGRPTYGRQEMNKYFDLCSKKGFYALVDAIIDSPEYTQAFGEDTVPYERYLTPGGLQMRMARVGMLREDIGKRVDKEVTPRFVELGQAAAMRTEPEIQFRINQGVSAQRQQTKIFKLTSLADKVAVGNLIRAAYRQIFERDLNPFIVQTEFSALESKLSNGEITVKEFIEGLGCSDLYIKEFYTPFPNTKVIELGTKHFLGRAPLNQREIQKYNQILATQGIRAFIGAMVNSMEYAQVFGEDVVPYRRFPTLPAANFPNTEKLYNKLTKQDTEIVVPSFTPAKLNV from the coding sequence ATGACTGTCAAGGCAAGTGGTGGAAGCTCATTAGCCCGTCCTCAACTCTATCAAACCGTCCCAGTTTCTGCGATCTCTCAAGCAGAACAACAGGATCGTTTTTTAGAAAAGGCAGAACTCAATCAGTTAACAGAATATTTTCGCTCTGGCAGCAAGCGTATAGAAATTGCTCAGACGCTGACGAAAAACTCCGACCTAATCGTGTCCCGTGCTGCTAACCGGATTTTCACCGGAGGGTCGCCGATGGCTTACTTGGAAAAACCTCCGGTCGAAGAAATGGCAATAGCTGGCGTAGCAGCTGGGGGTGCTCGGCAAGCAACAGGCATGGATGTCACCTATGTCGAAGGCGGTGGCGGCGGCAGCATATTTGGCGGTCTGCGCTCCATTTTTAGTTCTACAGGTCCCATTCCGCCAGGATTTCGCCCCATTCCTATTTCCCGCTACGGTCCGAGCAACATGCAAAAGTCTCTGCGGGATTTATCTTGGTTCTTGCGCTATACTACCTATGCGATCGTCGCTGGCGACCCCAATATCTTGGTAGTCAATACGCGCGGACTGCGAGAAGTGATTGAAAATGCTTGCTCGACCGATGCGACTATCGTTGCCCTCCAAGAAATGCGAGCAGCTTCTATCGATTACTTCCAGCGCGATCTGGAAGCGAAAGAAATTGTTAAGCAATATTTCGACGTTCTCATCAGCGAATTTAAAGCGCCAACGCCTGCTAATAAGCTGCGCCAGGGTCCTTCTGCAGACGTACAAGGATTAGCGCTGCCTCAGAGTTATTTTAATGCAGCAGAGCGGCGGCAAAAATTCGTTATGAAGCCCGGTTTGTCGGAATCAGAAAAGCAAGCTGTTATCAAAGCCGCCTACCGACAAATTTTCGAGCGAGATATTACTCGCGCCTACAGCCTGTCTATCTCTTACCTAGAATCTCAGGTTAAAAACGGCGACATTTCCATGAAAGAGTTTGTTCGCCGCCTATGTAAATCTCCCCTGTACCGGAAACAGTTCTTCGAGCCATTTATCAACAGCCGCGCTCTCGAACTGGCGTTCCGCCATATTCTAGGTCGCGGTCCTTCCTCGCGCGAAGAAGTTCAGAAATACTTCGACATTGTTTCCCGCGGCGGACTTGCCGCGCTAGTGGATGCTTTAGTAGATTCGCAAGAATACTCTGACTACTTCGGCGAAGAAACCGTCCCCTACCTCCGAGGATTGGGTCAAGAAGCGCAGGAATGCCGCAATTGGGGAATGCAGCAAGATCTGTTTAACTACAGCGCTCCCTTCCGCAAAGTCCCCCAGTTTATCACAACTTTCGCCAAGTACGATCGCCCGCTACCCGACCAACACGTTTACGGTTCCGGTAACGACCCGCTGGAAATTCAATTTGGCGCGATCTTCCCCAAAGAAACTCGCAATCCCAACGCCAGACCCGCTCCATTTAACAAAGATACCAAGCGCATCCTCATTCACCGGGGTCCTGCTATCAACAATCAAAATAGCAATCCCTCGGCGCGAGGCGAGATGCCCGGTTCTCTCGGACCGAAGGTATTCCGCCTCAATAACGAGCTACCGGGAGCGAGCAACGGTGCCAGCGTCAAGTATGGCGAAAGCTCGACCCAAGCTGTGATTCGGGCTGCTTATCGCCAAGTCTTCGGACGGGATGTCTATGAAGGTCAGCGCCTGAGCGTTGCAGAAATCAAGCTAGAAAACGGCGAAATTACGCTGCGCGAATTTATCAAAATGCTGGCGAAGTCGGAAACTTTCCGCAAGACGTACTGGACTCCGTACTATGTCGTCAAAGCGATCGAGTATATCCATCGCCGCCTGTTAGGTCGTCCCACCTACGGTCGTCAGGAAATGAACAAGTACTTCGATCTTTGCTCCAAGAAAGGCTTCTATGCTCTCGTAGATGCAATTATCGACAGCCCCGAATATACCCAGGCATTTGGGGAAGATACCGTTCCCTACGAGCGCTATTTAACCCCTGGCGGTCTGCAAATGCGCATGGCACGAGTGGGAATGCTGCGCGAAGATATCGGGAAGCGCGTTGACAAAGAAGTTACGCCTCGCTTTGTCGAGTTGGGTCAGGCGGCGGCAATGCGGACGGAACCCGAAATTCAATTCCGCATTAATCAGGGCGTGAGCGCTCAGCGCCAACAAACCAAGATCTTCAAGCTCACATCTTTGGCTGACAAAGTGGCAGTTGGAAACCTCATTCGAGCTGCCTATCGTCAGATTTTCGAGCGCGACCTCAATCCCTTTATCGTTCAGACTGAGTTCTCTGCTCTGGAAAGCAAGCTGAGCAATGGAGAAATTACGGTTAAGGAGTTTATCGAAGGATTAGGGTGTTCGGATCTTTATATCAAAGAGTTCTACACGCCCTTCCCCAATACGAAAGTAATCGAGTTAGGGACGAAGCATTTCTTGGGACGTGCGCCCCTCAATCAGCGTGAAATCCAGAAGTACAACCAGATTCTGGCTACGCAGGGTATACGTGCTTTTATTGGCGCAATGGTTAATAGCATGGAGTATGCCCAAGTGTTCGGCGAGGATGTAGTGCCCTACCGTCGCTTCCCAACCCTTCCGGCGGCAAACTTCCCCAATACGGAGAAGCTCTATAACAAGCTGACGAAGCAAGATACGGAAATTGTCGTGCCTAGTTTTACACCCGCAAAACTGAACGTCTAA
- a CDS encoding S8 family serine peptidase, translating into MANNNDIIQLTNNNFDDYGPRIDGNKVVWTGYPDFNDSEIYFYDGSKITQLTNNNFYDYGPQISGNNVVWSGSDGNDDEIYLYDGNKTTRLTDNNLYDYSPQIDGNKVVWYAYPPDYSDSEIYFYDGSKIVQLTDNNFSDYSPQISGNKVVWSGYDGNDDEIYLYDGSKTIQLTNNNTYDYSPQIDGDKVVWSGYDGNDDEIYLYDGSKIVQLTDNNFSDYSPQISGNKVVWSGYPDFNDSEIYLYDGNQTIQLTDNNFYDYSPQISGDKVVWYGYPDNADSEIYFYDGDVIQLTNNNTYDYDPQISGNKVVWSSYDGTDREIYLYEIPPGIELIGTEGDDVLTGSRGPDTISGLGGNDVLQGLAGNDQILGGSGNDLITAGDGKDKAEGGSGNDTISGNGGNDILIGNEGRDDILGGEDNDSIDGGAGRDRLLGQAGNDTIVGQGGDDTIDGGDGTDSLSGNAGSDRILGGSGSDSLSGGTEADTLVGGFDNDSLDGGAGNDNLVGINLAVVSGAKVGFGAGEIDTLSGGTGYDTFALGDNDRVYYDDGDPLTTGESDYTLITDYDPSQDSLQRKGSDDLYKLDYFTTPSGRVDVAMIYDPGVEARGETIAILQGSGASSASTASLSAQQTTDNTDESPIPENTSPLARLAGLAEGKDYASGELIVKLKAGTEANKISLLQERLGATVLETTKTLGIQRWKLEEGTSVRDAIASFSADPAIEYIEPNYIRSTTATIPNDPRFSELWGLNNTGQTGGTPDADIDAPEAWDRQTGSDVVVGVIDTGVDYNHPDLNDNMWTNPGETPNNGVDDDGNGYVDDYYGYDFVNEDGDPFDDFFHGTHVAGTIAAEGNNNTGVTGVNWNAKIMAIKFLDSGGSGTDFDAIEAVEYSTLMGVKLTSNSWGGYFFSQGLYDAIAAAGKAGQLFIAAAGNGTNDNDGPNPAYPASYDLDNIISVAATDASDRLAWFSNYGATSVDLGAPGVSVLSTVPGGGYASYDGTSMATPHVSGVASLLWSEDPNLSAQEVKELLLTTVDPLTVLEGKTVSGGRLNAFNALSELGPPNEIIGTEGDDVITGTNRRDRISGLGGNDIIQALAGRDEIFGGDGDDLITADEGNDTVEGGAGRDRIFGNDGDDLLKGNGGRDNILGGDGNDSIEGGAGNDRLLGESGDDTILGNAGQDTLDGGEGKDSLNGGTDNDLIFGGKGEDSLVGEAGADSLTGGASNDSLDGGAGSDRLVGVDPSASYGAGELDVLTGFSDSDTFVLGDASRVFYSDGDPLTTGESDYALISDFDSSQDIIQLHGAIAQYDLDFFTTSSGSINAALIYDPGDAARGELISILQNVPTDLNLGSPAFSFV; encoded by the coding sequence ATGGCTAACAATAATGACATCATCCAATTAACCAACAACAACTTTGATGACTACGGTCCGCGAATAGATGGCAACAAAGTAGTTTGGACTGGTTATCCCGACTTTAATGACAGTGAAATTTACTTCTACGATGGCAGCAAGATTACCCAACTGACCAATAATAACTTCTACGACTACGGTCCGCAGATTTCAGGCAACAATGTAGTCTGGAGCGGCTCTGACGGCAACGACGATGAAATATACCTTTATGATGGTAATAAGACTACTCGGCTGACCGACAACAATCTCTACGATTACAGTCCGCAGATAGATGGCAATAAAGTAGTTTGGTACGCCTATCCTCCCGACTACTCTGACAGCGAAATCTACTTCTACGACGGCAGCAAAATCGTCCAATTAACCGATAATAACTTCTCTGACTACAGTCCACAGATTTCGGGCAATAAAGTGGTTTGGAGCGGTTATGACGGCAACGACGACGAAATCTACCTCTATGACGGTAGCAAGACCATCCAACTAACCAATAACAATACCTACGATTACAGTCCACAGATAGATGGCGATAAGGTAGTTTGGAGTGGCTATGACGGTAACGACGACGAAATCTACCTCTATGACGGCAGCAAAATCGTCCAATTAACCGACAACAATTTCTCCGACTACAGCCCACAGATTTCGGGCAATAAAGTGGTTTGGAGCGGTTATCCAGACTTCAATGACAGTGAAATCTACCTCTACGATGGCAACCAGACCATTCAACTAACTGACAATAATTTCTACGATTACAGCCCGCAAATTTCGGGCGATAAGGTAGTTTGGTATGGTTATCCCGACAATGCTGACAGCGAAATCTATTTCTACGACGGCGATGTCATCCAACTGACCAATAACAATACCTACGACTACGACCCGCAAATTTCTGGTAATAAAGTAGTCTGGAGCAGCTATGACGGCACCGATCGAGAAATTTATCTCTATGAAATTCCGCCTGGTATCGAACTCATCGGCACTGAGGGCGATGACGTATTAACTGGCAGCAGAGGACCCGATACCATTTCTGGTTTGGGCGGCAATGACGTTCTCCAAGGTCTAGCTGGCAACGACCAAATTTTAGGCGGTTCGGGCAATGACCTGATTACTGCTGGAGATGGCAAAGACAAAGCGGAAGGAGGGAGCGGTAATGATACCATCTCCGGTAATGGCGGCAATGACATTTTAATCGGTAATGAGGGTCGCGATGACATTCTCGGCGGCGAGGACAACGATTCCATTGATGGCGGCGCTGGTCGAGATCGTTTGCTCGGACAAGCAGGCAATGATACCATCGTCGGTCAAGGCGGCGACGACACCATCGACGGGGGAGATGGCACTGACTCGCTCTCTGGCAATGCGGGAAGCGATCGCATCTTAGGAGGCAGCGGCAGTGACAGTCTCAGCGGCGGCACTGAGGCTGATACCTTGGTGGGAGGATTCGATAACGACAGCCTCGATGGAGGAGCCGGAAATGATAATTTAGTGGGAATTAACCTCGCGGTAGTCTCCGGCGCGAAAGTTGGTTTTGGTGCGGGCGAGATCGATACTCTCTCTGGCGGTACGGGATACGACACCTTTGCCCTTGGCGATAACGATCGCGTTTACTACGATGATGGCGATCCGCTGACGACGGGCGAGTCTGACTATACTTTAATTACAGACTACGACCCCAGCCAAGATTCCCTGCAACGCAAAGGCTCAGACGACCTGTATAAATTAGACTACTTTACCACTCCTTCGGGACGGGTAGATGTAGCCATGATTTACGACCCAGGGGTAGAAGCGAGAGGAGAAACGATCGCGATCCTGCAAGGATCTGGTGCTTCATCTGCGTCTACCGCATCGCTATCCGCCCAACAAACAACGGATAACACCGATGAAAGTCCTATTCCAGAGAACACTAGCCCATTAGCAAGACTAGCTGGTTTGGCAGAAGGAAAAGACTATGCCTCCGGCGAGCTGATCGTTAAACTCAAAGCTGGCACAGAAGCAAACAAAATTAGCCTTCTCCAAGAAAGGCTAGGAGCTACAGTTCTAGAAACCACCAAGACGCTGGGAATTCAGCGTTGGAAGTTAGAAGAGGGAACGAGCGTCAGAGACGCGATCGCAAGTTTTAGTGCAGATCCCGCGATCGAATATATCGAACCTAACTATATCCGCTCTACTACGGCTACTATTCCTAACGATCCGCGTTTTAGCGAACTCTGGGGTTTAAACAATACCGGACAAACGGGTGGTACCCCCGATGCCGATATCGATGCGCCAGAAGCCTGGGATCGGCAAACCGGAAGCGATGTAGTGGTGGGAGTAATCGATACGGGAGTGGATTATAATCATCCGGATCTCAACGACAACATGTGGACTAATCCGGGAGAAACTCCCAACAATGGCGTTGACGACGATGGCAATGGCTATGTAGATGATTACTACGGCTATGACTTTGTGAACGAAGATGGCGATCCCTTTGATGACTTTTTCCACGGCACTCACGTCGCAGGGACAATTGCTGCTGAAGGGAATAATAATACTGGCGTGACTGGTGTCAATTGGAACGCCAAGATTATGGCGATCAAGTTTTTAGATTCTGGAGGAAGCGGAACTGACTTCGATGCAATTGAGGCAGTAGAATATTCTACCCTCATGGGAGTGAAACTGACCAGCAATAGCTGGGGAGGTTATTTCTTCTCCCAAGGTTTGTACGACGCGATCGCTGCCGCAGGTAAAGCAGGGCAGTTGTTTATTGCGGCAGCAGGAAACGGAACTAATGACAATGATGGTCCAAACCCGGCTTATCCTGCCAGTTACGACCTCGATAACATCATTTCGGTCGCAGCTACTGATGCTAGCGACCGATTGGCTTGGTTTTCCAATTACGGAGCTACTTCCGTCGATCTAGGCGCTCCGGGAGTGAGCGTCCTTAGCACTGTTCCTGGAGGGGGATATGCATCCTATGATGGGACATCAATGGCTACGCCTCACGTATCGGGGGTTGCCAGCTTGCTTTGGTCGGAAGACCCAAACCTCAGCGCACAAGAAGTTAAAGAACTGCTTCTGACGACTGTCGATCCCCTCACTGTTCTAGAAGGAAAAACTGTCTCCGGCGGTCGGCTCAATGCCTTCAACGCTCTCAGCGAACTCGGTCCTCCCAATGAAATTATCGGCACTGAAGGCGATGATGTCATAACTGGCACTAACCGTCGCGATCGCATTTCCGGTTTGGGCGGTAATGATATCATACAAGCGCTGGCTGGCAGGGATGAGATCTTCGGCGGCGACGGCGACGATCTAATTACTGCTGACGAAGGAAACGATACAGTCGAAGGAGGCGCTGGCAGAGACAGAATCTTTGGCAACGACGGCGACGATCTCCTCAAAGGCAACGGAGGACGGGATAATATTCTCGGTGGCGACGGCAACGACTCGATCGAGGGCGGGGCTGGCAACGATCGCCTCTTAGGCGAATCTGGCGACGATACCATTCTTGGCAATGCAGGTCAGGATACTCTCGATGGAGGAGAAGGAAAAGACTCCCTCAACGGCGGTACCGACAACGATCTTATCTTTGGTGGTAAAGGCGAGGATAGCCTGGTGGGCGAAGCTGGCGCAGATAGTCTTACAGGCGGAGCGAGCAATGATTCCCTCGATGGTGGCGCTGGCAGCGATCGCTTAGTTGGAGTCGATCCGTCTGCTAGTTATGGCGCTGGCGAGTTGGATGTCTTAACTGGCTTTTCAGATAGCGATACTTTTGTATTGGGAGATGCGAGTCGCGTTTTCTACAGCGATGGCGATCCGCTGACCACTGGCGAGTCTGACTATGCATTAATTAGCGATTTCGATTCCAGTCAAGATATTATTCAACTGCATGGCGCGATCGCGCAGTACGATCTGGACTTTTTCACGACTAGCAGCGGCAGTATCAATGCAGCCTTGATCTACGATCCTGGAGATGCAGCCAGAGGAGAACTTATTAGCATTTTGCAAAATGTTCCGACCGATTTGAACCTTGGCTCTCCAGCGTTCTCGTTTGTTTAA
- a CDS encoding response regulator: MGGWQVLEAASGEEGLLEVQTRKPDAIILDIEMDGMNGIEFLQRLRANPEHQKIPVVLLTVIADWLAPQELSKLGVVKILAKPFKLSALITQIAEVLE, translated from the coding sequence CTGGGGGGTTGGCAAGTACTCGAAGCAGCTTCGGGTGAGGAGGGGCTGCTCGAAGTACAAACCCGAAAACCCGATGCCATTATTTTAGATATAGAGATGGACGGGATGAATGGAATCGAGTTTCTGCAACGACTGCGCGCGAACCCCGAACATCAGAAAATTCCAGTCGTGTTGTTGACGGTAATTGCCGATTGGCTCGCTCCCCAGGAACTGTCAAAGCTAGGGGTTGTAAAAATACTTGCCAAACCCTTTAAGCTATCTGCCTTAATAACCCAGATAGCAGAGGTGCTTGAGTGA
- a CDS encoding M15 family metallopeptidase, giving the protein MKPYQRIPIQECDEPLVAIPLEKFAIESPHPYEKLGANYGGRSPYSLRQGVLEALINAQTYLHQHYPGWKIKIFDAYRPVEVQQFMVDYTLTGLLRERGLKAESLSSKQRQKLLEEVYQIWAVPSDNPATPPPHSTGAAVDITLVDGTGNPLDMGGEIDELSPRSHPDYYANSTSEKERLYCTRRQLLYEVMREARFCRHPGEWWHFSLGDQMWAWQHNREKLDNFLTARYGRVLNL; this is encoded by the coding sequence ATGAAACCTTATCAAAGAATTCCCATTCAAGAGTGCGACGAACCATTAGTTGCTATTCCGCTCGAAAAATTCGCGATCGAGTCTCCCCATCCCTACGAAAAACTGGGGGCAAATTACGGAGGGCGATCGCCCTATTCTCTTCGCCAAGGCGTTCTTGAAGCGTTAATTAACGCCCAAACTTACTTACATCAGCACTATCCGGGATGGAAAATTAAAATTTTTGATGCTTATCGACCCGTCGAAGTGCAACAATTTATGGTCGATTATACCTTGACTGGGCTGCTACGAGAGAGGGGATTAAAAGCAGAAAGTTTATCGAGCAAACAGCGTCAGAAGCTTTTGGAGGAAGTCTACCAAATTTGGGCAGTTCCAAGCGACAATCCCGCTACGCCTCCCCCGCACAGTACGGGAGCGGCAGTTGACATTACTTTAGTCGATGGGACGGGAAATCCGCTAGATATGGGCGGGGAAATCGACGAACTCTCGCCGCGATCCCATCCCGATTACTATGCCAACAGCACTAGCGAAAAAGAACGCCTTTATTGCACCAGACGGCAGCTGTTATATGAAGTCATGCGCGAGGCTAGATTTTGTCGCCATCCGGGAGAATGGTGGCATTTTTCCCTCGGCGACCAAATGTGGGCATGGCAGCATAATCGAGAAAAACTCGATAACTTTCTGACTGCTCGGTATGGAAGGGTATTAAATCTGTAA
- the petC gene encoding cytochrome b6-f complex iron-sulfur subunit: MTQMSGASDVPDMGRRQFMNLLTFGTITGVAAGALYPVVKYFIPPSSGGVGGGVTAKDALGNDIIVSEFLATHNPGDRTLAQGLKGDPTYIVVQEDKTIANYGINAVCTHLGCVVPWNAAEEKFICPCHGSQYNAEGKVVRGPAPLSLALAHATVDNDKVVFTPWTETDFRTGEDPWWA; the protein is encoded by the coding sequence ATGACTCAGATGTCAGGAGCATCCGATGTCCCAGATATGGGTCGTCGTCAATTCATGAACCTATTGACTTTTGGGACGATTACGGGCGTAGCGGCAGGCGCACTCTACCCAGTCGTCAAGTACTTTATCCCGCCTTCTAGCGGCGGAGTTGGCGGCGGCGTTACTGCTAAAGACGCTCTCGGTAACGATATCATCGTCAGCGAATTTTTAGCGACTCATAACCCAGGCGATCGCACCTTGGCACAAGGACTCAAAGGCGATCCTACTTACATCGTCGTGCAAGAAGACAAAACTATCGCCAACTACGGCATTAATGCCGTTTGTACTCACCTGGGTTGCGTCGTTCCCTGGAACGCCGCTGAAGAAAAATTCATCTGTCCCTGTCACGGTTCCCAGTACAATGCTGAAGGAAAAGTCGTGCGCGGTCCTGCACCGCTATCCCTTGCCTTGGCACATGCTACGGTGGACAACGATAAAGTTGTCTTTACCCCTTGGACGGAAACCGATTTCCGTACTGGCGAAGACCCCTGGTGGGCTTAA
- the petA gene encoding cytochrome f, with protein MRTPYISAIWRTGKQVMLKVTLLAIASVALFLASDLAFPQSAAAYPFWAQQTAPETPREPTGRIVCANCHLAQKPAEIEIPQSVLPDTVFEAVVKIPYDTSTQQVLGDGSKGGLNVGAVLMLPEGFKIAPPDRIPKEMKEKVGGVYFQPYREDQENVVIVGPLPGEQYQEIVFPVLSPDPATDKNIHFGKYSVHLGANRGRGQLYPTGEASNNNVFKASAAGTISQISKQEAGGYEVTITTADGSIVVDKIPAGPELIVSEGQRVAAGEALTNNPNVGGFGQKDTEIVLQSPDRIKWLMVFVAGIMLSQILLILKKKQVERVQAAEMNF; from the coding sequence ATGAGAACCCCTTATATCTCGGCAATATGGCGAACTGGCAAGCAGGTAATGCTCAAAGTAACCCTGCTAGCGATCGCTTCTGTTGCCCTTTTCCTTGCCAGCGATCTGGCATTCCCTCAATCGGCGGCAGCTTATCCGTTTTGGGCGCAGCAAACCGCACCGGAAACCCCTCGCGAACCTACCGGACGCATCGTTTGCGCTAACTGTCACCTAGCCCAAAAACCCGCGGAAATTGAAATTCCCCAGTCGGTGCTGCCCGATACCGTTTTTGAAGCCGTGGTAAAAATCCCCTACGACACAAGCACCCAACAAGTTTTAGGAGACGGTTCTAAAGGCGGTCTCAACGTTGGCGCAGTTCTCATGCTGCCAGAAGGATTCAAGATCGCTCCCCCCGACAGAATTCCTAAAGAAATGAAGGAAAAAGTCGGTGGCGTATACTTTCAGCCTTATCGGGAAGACCAAGAAAACGTCGTTATCGTCGGACCTCTCCCTGGCGAGCAATATCAGGAAATCGTTTTCCCCGTCCTTTCTCCCGATCCCGCAACCGATAAAAACATTCACTTCGGTAAATATTCCGTTCACCTAGGTGCCAATCGCGGTCGCGGTCAACTCTATCCCACGGGAGAAGCTAGCAATAATAACGTTTTCAAAGCATCTGCGGCTGGCACGATCTCACAAATTAGCAAGCAAGAAGCTGGCGGCTACGAAGTGACTATTACTACGGCAGATGGCAGCATTGTGGTAGACAAGATTCCAGCCGGACCGGAATTAATCGTTTCTGAAGGACAACGGGTTGCTGCTGGAGAAGCCCTTACTAACAACCCGAACGTGGGAGGATTCGGTCAGAAAGATACAGAAATCGTTCTGCAAAGTCCAGACCGCATCAAGTGGTTGATGGTGTTCGTTGCTGGTATTATGCTGTCTCAAATCTTGCTGATTCTCAAGAAGAAGCAAGTCGAAAGAGTTCAAGCAGCAGAAATGAACTTTTAA
- a CDS encoding transcriptional repressor yields the protein MPPYTATSLKAELNARGWRLTPQREKILHVFQNLPRGNHLSAEELYSLLEQREEGISLSTIYRSVKLMSRMGILRELELAEGHKHYELNQPYPHHHHHLVCIQCNKTIEFKNDSILKQSLKQCEKEGFQLIDCQLTVMTICPEALRMGWPSTLPSNWSCTRAISEGKTLKSLVAEDEDKE from the coding sequence ATGCCTCCTTACACTGCCACATCGCTGAAAGCCGAACTAAATGCTAGAGGTTGGCGCTTGACACCGCAGAGAGAAAAGATCCTGCACGTTTTTCAGAATTTGCCACGGGGTAATCACCTGAGTGCCGAGGAACTTTATTCTCTCTTAGAGCAAAGAGAAGAGGGAATTAGTTTATCGACTATTTACCGCAGTGTCAAGTTAATGTCCCGGATGGGGATTCTTCGAGAATTAGAACTAGCCGAAGGACACAAACATTACGAACTCAATCAACCCTATCCCCATCATCACCATCATCTCGTTTGTATTCAGTGTAATAAAACAATTGAGTTTAAAAACGATTCGATTTTAAAACAGAGTCTTAAACAGTGTGAAAAAGAGGGATTTCAATTAATCGATTGTCAGCTTACCGTGATGACAATTTGTCCGGAAGCATTGCGTATGGGATGGCCCTCTACCTTACCAAGCAATTGGTCCTGCACTCGTGCTATTTCTGAAGGCAAAACCTTAAAATCTCTCGTAGCAGAAGATGAAGATAAAGAATAA